A DNA window from Ficedula albicollis isolate OC2 chromosome 1, FicAlb1.5, whole genome shotgun sequence contains the following coding sequences:
- the LOC101808309 gene encoding spidroin-1-like — protein sequence MEARQAASSGEGTARPPPGTSAVLSDSGREGKGPGGAGRGSDSGREGKGPGGAGRGSDSGREGKGPGGAGRGSDSGREGKGPGGAGRGSDSGREGKGPGGAGRGSDSGREGKGPGGAGRGSDSGREGKGPGGAGRGSDSGREGKGPGGAGRGSDSGREGKGPGGAGRGSDSGREGKGPGGAGRGSDSGREGKGPGGAGRGSDSGREGKGPGGAGRGSDSGREGKGPGGAGRGSDSGREGKGPGGAGRGSDSGREGKGPGGAGRGSDSGREGKGPGGAGRGSDSGREGKGPGGAGRGSDSGREGKGPGGAGRGSDSGREGKGPGGAGRGSDSGREGKGPGGAGRGSDSGREGKGPGGAGRGSDSGREGKGPGGAGRGSDSGREGKGPGGAGRGSDSGREGKVQSDLSDLSGNGSKALGGLGGLNPPVQSMTTSWFHHSSA from the exons ATGGAAGCAAGGCAGGCCGCCAGCTccggggaggggacagcgagACCCCCACCAGGGACATCG GCCGTGCTCAGTGACTCGggccgggaagggaaggggccgGGCGGAGCGGGGCGCGGCAGTGACTCGggccgggaagggaaggggccgGGCGGAGCGGGGCGCGGCAGTGACTCGggccgggaagggaaggggccgGGCGGAGCGGGGCGCGGCAGTGACTCGggccgggaagggaaggggccgGGCGGAGCGGGGCGCGGCAGTGACTCGggccgggaagggaaggggccgGGCGGAGCGGGGCGCGGCAGTGACTCGggccgggaagggaaggggccgGGCGGAGCGGGGCGCGGCAGTGACTCGggccgggaagggaaggggccgGGCGGAGCGGGGCGCGGCAGTGACTCGggccgggaagggaaggggccgGGCGGAGCGGGGCGCGGCAGTGACTCGggccgggaagggaaggggccgGGCGGAGCGGGGCGCGGCAGTGACTCGggccgggaagggaaggggccgGGCGGAGCGGGGCGCGGCAGTGACTCGggccgggaagggaaggggccgGGCGGAGCGGGGCGCGGCAGTGACTCGggccgggaagggaaggggccgGGCGGAGCGGGGCGCGGCAGTGACTCGggccgggaagggaaggggccgGGCGGAGCGGGGCGCGGCAGTGACTCGggccgggaagggaaggggccgGGCGGAGCGGGGCGCGGCAGTGACTCGggccgggaagggaaggggccgGGCGGAGCGGGGCGCGGCAGTGACTCGggccgggaagggaaggggccgGGCGGAGCGGGGCGCGGCAGTGACTCGggccgggaagggaaggggccgGGCGGAGCGGGGCGCGGCAGTGACTCGggccgggaagggaaggggccgGGCGGAGCGGGGCGCGGCAGTGACTCGggccgggaagggaaggggccgGGCGGAGCGGGGCGCGGCAGTGACTCGggccgggaagggaaggggccgGGCGGAGCGGGGCGCGGCAGTGACTCGggccgggaagggaaggggccgGGCGGAGCGGGGCGCGGCAGTGACTCGggccgggaagggaaggggccgGGCGGAGCGGGGCGCGGCAGTGACTCGggccgggaagggaaggggccgGGCGGAGCGGGGCGCGGCAGTGACTCGggccgggaagggaagg TGCAGTCCGATCTTTCAGATCTTTCTGGAAATGGGTCAAAGGCTTTGGGGGGCTTGGGTGGTCTTAATCCCCCTGTACAGTCCATGACAACTTCCTGGTTTCATCATTCCAGTGCTTAA